GCAACGCAAAGGACGACCCCACCGACGCAGAGCTGATCCTGGAGCTGCTGCTGCGCCATCCGGAGAAGCTTCCGCCACTCAAACGGGAAAGCGCTCCCATGCGACAGCTCCGCCGTCTCGTCGCCGAACGCCGCGCCTTCGTCGAGGACCGGGTGCGCATCACCAACCGCATCACGGCTGCACTCAAGGCCTATTACCCGCAGGTTCTGGGCTGGTTTCGCGACAAGTGGACCGACGTGTTCATCGACTTCATCGAGCGCTGGCCGACCCTCCAGGACGCCCAGAGAGCTCGCCGCGAGACCGTGGTCGCGTTCTTCCACGGCCACAACGTTCGACAGAAGGCCGTCATCGACCGCCGCCTCGAAGAGCTCCACAGCGAACGGCCGCTCACGACCGACGCTGGTGCCATCGAGCCCGCTCGGTTCATGGTCCAGCTCCTTCTGCCGCAGCTCCGTGCCGTCTGCGCCGCCATCGAGCAGTTCGACGTCAGGATCGCGACCTTGGCCCAGTCGCTGCCCGACTTCGAGCTCTTCGACTCGCTCCCTGGAGCCGGTCCTGCGCTGGCTCCTCGACTGCTGACTGCCTTCGGCGAGCGTCGCGAGCGGTTCCCCACCGCCGCTGCCGTCCAGAAGTGCATGGGCATCGCGCCGGTCACCGAGCGCAGCGGGAACAAGAGCTGGGTCCATTGGCGCTACGCCTGCACCAAGTTCCTCCGCCAAACCTTCGTCGAGTGGACCGAGCAGACCATTCCGCGCTCGTTTTGGGCCAAGGCCTTCTACGAGAAGCAGCGCGCCAAGGGCTCGTCACACAACGCCGCAGTCCGCTCCCTCGCTTTCAAATGGATCCGAATCATTCACCGCTGCTGGCTCGACCGAACCCGCTACGACGAATCACGCTACCTGACCGCACTCCAAAAGCGTGGCTCCCCCCTGCTCGCGTTTGCGGTGCAGCAAGCTCAGTAGGGCTTGCGGTCCGCCTCAGGGCGTGAGTTAGGCAGCGAGCGCATCATGCTTCCAGGTCCACCAGCAACTCCAGTGGAACACCCTTCTCGGTGTGCTGGCGCATGAACTCGTAGTGGTAAGCGTCAATGGGGTGTTGAGACGTCTTCGTGACCTTGTCAGCTTGCGACAGGTCGGCGCCGCGGGTGTAGTAGATGAGATACTGCCCATCTGCGGCGGATTCGAGGAACACGGATTCCAGTTGGATCTGCTCATCCACAAGAGTCGCTAACGCCTCGACGCGGCGGGCGTTGATCGTGCGAGCCCATTCGCGGACAGCTTCGATGCTGCCGGGTTTGATCCTCGCACGAACGCATCTGGTTTCCATGTCTGCCTAACGATTGTGGCGTTCAGCAGCGAGCGCCAGGAAAAACACCACCCAACAATATCACGCAAGCGCGGGGGTGGCGCCGAGCTTTGCCAGAAGGGAGGCGCTAGCCCCGCGCGGGCAGCCCGAGACGACATTCCCAGAAGGAAAACCGGCGTTCGTCTGCTGCAACGTCCTGTTAGACGGCGCCGTCAATCGAACTCTGCATGTCGAAGCGTTGGTGGTCACTTCTTGGACTGCCAGTACGAGAGATTTTCCCGGAGTTCGGCTGGCGCGATGTCGTACCCCGTCAGACGTTTGCCGGACCAGTTGACGCCAACTCGCAGTCCTTCGTCAGCCAGTTGCGGAATGACCTTGTCGAGGAAGGTATCCAACGCGATGTCGTCGAACGCGTAAGCGCGGAACTTTGGATGCGCGCGCTGGATGGTCTTCAGGCGGGAGAGGCTGGACCAGAACGGAACGGTTTCGCCGTCGGGCATCGGGAAAACGAGGAAAGCATCATCGGAGAGGAACGTGAACACGTGGCCTTCCCGGACGACCTGCTCATAGAACATCGAAGCTTGGGAGGCGGACGCCGTCACCGATCACCTGCCCGTCTAGTCAGAATGGAACGACCGGCTCGAGTTCACGAAGTCGTAGGTTACGTGCAGGGCAGCACGCAGGGCTACACGTGAAAGGAGCCGGTCATGGGCAAGGTTACACGATACGTCGGCATGGACGTCCACGCGGAAACGATTTCAGTAGCGATCGTCGAGGGTCGCGGTGTCGCGAGGTCTTTGGGGACCATCGCGAATCGGCTCGAGGCAATCCGCCGCCTCATCGGCAAGCTCGGCGACGCGAGCAGTCTCCGCGTTTGCTACGAGGCGGGCCCGACCGGGTACGTCTTGTACTGGCAGCTCACGAAGTTGGGCGTGGCATGCGAGGTCGTGGCGCCATCGTTGATCCCGACCAAGCCGGGCGACCGAGTCAAAACGGATCGACGCGACGCCGAGAAGCTCGCGCGTTCGTACCGCAGCGGAGATCTCACAGCAGTCTGGGTCCCCAATGCTGAGCACGAGGCGCTGCGGGACTTGGTTCGCGCTCGTGAGGCGGCGAAGAAGGACGAGCTGCGAGCGAAGCATCGGCTGAGCAAGTACCTGCTGCGGAACGGCCAGCGACAGGCAGAGGGCTGCCGCGGCCCGTGGACGGTGACTTGGTGGCAATGGGTTCGAGGGTTGACGCTGCCGTACGCTGCGCAAAACGTGACTCTGCTCGACTACATTCTAGCCGTCGACCACGAGGCCCAACGGCTCGTGCGTTTGGAAAGCGCAATCAACGAAGCTGTGCTGACTGCGCCGACGGAAATGAAGGCAGTCATCGACGCGCTCCAAGCGCTGCGCGGCGTTGCGAAGATCACCGCCATCACGCTTGCCACCGAGCTAGGGACGTTCGCCAGGTTCACGTGTGCCCCCCAGGTGATGAGCTACACCGGCCTGGTGCCCTCGGAGCACTCGAGTGGCGCTCGAGACCGTCGCGGTGCCATCACCAAGGCCGGCAACGCACATCTTCGCCGGGTCTTGGTCGAAGCGGCATGGCACTACAGGCATCGGCCCAAGCTGAACGTGCGCCAGAAGCAGCTTCAGGGGTCCCTCACGCCACAAGTCGCTGCCATCGCCTGGAAGGCTCAAGAGCGACTGCACCGACGATTTTCGCGACTGACCAGCAGGAGCAAGCCCGCCGGCAAGATCGTCACCGCGATTGCTCGCGAGCTCGTCGGATTCATCTGGGCCATCGGCGTCGAGGCCGAAAAGAGAAAGGAGCGCTGCGCCTAGACGGGCGCCAGAACAGTGAAGCGGATCGGTCAGTGGTCGAGGCCGGCAACGGCACGGAGAATCCTCGAATTCGTTATGCGGTTCCGACCCGCGAGTCTAGTCAGAGGCAGCTCCCGACGGACCATGAACATGAGGCGAGCTCAGCTCGACCCTCGGATATCAGCGTGATCAACCGTCGATAACGCCCACCTCGACCACTGTCTCGTCCGCTTCACTCTCGACAACGAAAGCAGATCCTACCGAACAGACCCTCGTGAGCTTGACGGGTCGTTCCATATCAACGAGACACGCGTTCACCCGCGAACGCGAGGAACATCGTATCAGACAGCGTGGCGTTTTCGCAGGCCGGCGCAAGCCGTAGACAGAGAGGGCGCCGGCCGTCGCGCGACGAACGCTGAAGTCGGCATGACCCGCGTTCGGCGGGTGGAACGCGAGTTATGCCGTGGTGGAACCACGGTTGTTCGGGGCGCGGAGACCGTGAGCGCCATCGTGCAGCACGGCGCCGTGATCTCGGAACTTGGGCGCCAGCTCGCGCGGCTTCTGTTCGCCGCGCCACGGTCGGCAGAACGCGCGGGGCCGCGCACCGCGATTGGGCGAAGGACTCTGAGACCGCAGCGCGGCAAAGGCAGTCGGCAAGGCCTTCGTGATCTTGCGTGATCGTTTCCGGTCAGAAGACAGCGGCATAACGAGACACACGTTCACCCGCGAACGCCGAGCGTCAAGTCGTCAGTCCGCGCGGCGCCACAGACGCGGGCGAGTGCCGAATCAGAATGGTCGGCCGCGGAAGCGGAACGGACGGTGAAGTCGGCAAGGCCGGCGTTCGTCGGGTGCAACGTGAGTTATGCAGGGCGCCACTACGGTGATTCACGGGACTGTCGCTCGCGTCGCCTTGCGACGCTCGGCTCCTCGCTGCCCGCCGCGATCCACGCTAGGGTTCTGAACATCATGATGCGCGGGGGCATCTTCGTAGTCTTCTCGGTTGCGGTGTCGGCAGCTTCCTGTGGAGGCAACGCCGATGAAACCGGCGGCACGGGGGGCGCGACAGGGGGGAGTGCGGGTTCAACCGGCGGAGCGGGCGCTGGAGCCGGCGGCACATCGGGCTCCGGGGGTGCGGCCGCCGACGGCGGCGGCTCGGGGGGGACTGGAAGCACGAGCGACGGCGGGGGCGCTGCGGGCGCGGCCGGCGCCGCAGGCGCGGCCGGAGGCGGCGGGCTCGTCGACGCGTGTACCCTGCTCGCGAAAGCAGCGTGCGAGAAGGTCGCCACTTGCATGCCGGTGGTCGCGAGCCTGTTCAAAGACCCAAACTGCGAGGCCGACGGTGTGGTGGGGTGCCTGCACGCCTCGGCGCTTCCCGGTAGCAACGTGACGTCATCCGGTCTCCTGTCCTGCGCACAGACGGCACTGGCCGCGACATGCGACGAGTTCTGGTATGGCGGAACAAGTTTCGTCGGCGTCCCCGGCCTGGCGAGTTGCTTCCCGCCTGGCAACCTGACCGCGGGCGCCAAGTGCGCAACGGGGACCCAGTGTTCGAGCGGCGGATGCGCGATTGGGGCGAGTGGTTGCGGCAAGTGCGTGCCTGGGCCCGGTGACGCGTGTAGCGGCTACTGTTCTGGCGGCTCATGGTGCCAGGGCGGCACGTGCGTCGCCTCAAAGCAGTTGAACGCGTCCTGCAATGTCACCGCCGAGTGCGGGTACGGTCTGATGTGCACGGCAGGGAAGTGCATCAAGGCAGGGGGCGTCGGCGCGACGTGCACGGGCCTTCAAGACTGTGACCCATTTCAGGGAGCGCGCTGCGTAGGTTCAACGTGCGTGGCGATCCAGCTTCACGGAAGCGGAGAAAGCTGCGGCGGCGCTGGGGTCTACTGCGTGGCGGGTACAAATTGCGCCCTGAGCGGCTCGTCCGGCACCTGCATGCCCCAGCCCAACAAGGGCGAACCGTGCTCGCTCTCGGGTCCCACCTGCAACCCACCCTACGAGTGCGTGAACGGAGTCTGTGCGCTGCGCGACCCGGCAACCTGTCCCTGACGACGGGCGTCGCTTGCGGTCGTCGGTGTCGAGAAGGTCCGAGAACTCATCCGCTGCATAACGAGACACACGTTCACCCGCGAACGCCGAGCGTCAAGTCGACAGTCGGCAAGGCGCTGCAGACGCGGGCGAGTGCCGCATCAGTATGGTCGCCCGCGGAAGCGGAACGGACGGTGAAGTCGGCAGGGCCGGCGTTCGGCGGGTGCAACGTGAGTTATGCGGGGCCGGTCACCTGACCTCTTCGAGTCTATCGATCCAATACAGCGGCTCCTGGCTGCCCAAGAACGCGACGACCACGACGCGCGGATCAGTGACGTAGATGACCGACAGGGGGAACGTGCGCAGAACGACATGCCGAACGCCGGGAGGGACGCCCTCCAGCACCCAAGGCGGGCCGAGCAGGGGAGACTCGTCGAGCAGCCGGAAGATGTCCTCGGCTTCGTCGATGAAGCGGGAGCCGTAGCCGGACCGCCTCTCCTCGTACCAGACAGCGTTCGCGGCGAGCTCACGCGAGGCCGCGTCGAGGACTTCAGGCACGGCGAGCAGCCACTGCGGCTCGAGCCATCGAGAGCGCGTCCCGTGCGGAGACGGTCTTCGCGGTGCCGTCACGAAGGCGCTCGACCCGCCGCGCAATTTCTCCAACCCAAGCGTCGTGAGCAGACGGCGCTGGTGTCGGGGTCAGGCTCTCGGCCAGCCGCAGGGCAAGCTGAGCGCGCTCGTCGTCGGGAAGCTCGAGCGCTTCCGCGAGAATGAGGTCGATGCGAGACATCGCACCAAGCGTACCACGCCGTGCCGGTGGGCAAGTCGGGCGTCGA
This sequence is a window from Myxococcales bacterium. Protein-coding genes within it:
- a CDS encoding addiction module protein: MSRIDLILAEALELPDDERAQLALRLAESLTPTPAPSAHDAWVGEIARRVERLRDGTAKTVSARDALSMARAAVAARRA
- a CDS encoding DUF2750 domain-containing protein, which gives rise to MTASASQASMFYEQVVREGHVFTFLSDDAFLVFPMPDGETVPFWSSLSRLKTIQRAHPKFRAYAFDDIALDTFLDKVIPQLADEGLRVGVNWSGKRLTGYDIAPAELRENLSYWQSKK
- a CDS encoding IS110 family transposase gives rise to the protein MQKSLDEFAAFIGLDWADKKHDVCLSVPGNEGLEREVVPHRPAALEAWIARLRERFAGAPVAVAVELEEGPIVSALLEHDFIVVCPVRPGTVAGYRKTFVPSNAKDDPTDAELILELLLRHPEKLPPLKRESAPMRQLRRLVAERRAFVEDRVRITNRITAALKAYYPQVLGWFRDKWTDVFIDFIERWPTLQDAQRARRETVVAFFHGHNVRQKAVIDRRLEELHSERPLTTDAGAIEPARFMVQLLLPQLRAVCAAIEQFDVRIATLAQSLPDFELFDSLPGAGPALAPRLLTAFGERRERFPTAAAVQKCMGIAPVTERSGNKSWVHWRYACTKFLRQTFVEWTEQTIPRSFWAKAFYEKQRAKGSSHNAAVRSLAFKWIRIIHRCWLDRTRYDESRYLTALQKRGSPLLAFAVQQAQ
- a CDS encoding IS110 family transposase, which encodes MGKVTRYVGMDVHAETISVAIVEGRGVARSLGTIANRLEAIRRLIGKLGDASSLRVCYEAGPTGYVLYWQLTKLGVACEVVAPSLIPTKPGDRVKTDRRDAEKLARSYRSGDLTAVWVPNAEHEALRDLVRAREAAKKDELRAKHRLSKYLLRNGQRQAEGCRGPWTVTWWQWVRGLTLPYAAQNVTLLDYILAVDHEAQRLVRLESAINEAVLTAPTEMKAVIDALQALRGVAKITAITLATELGTFARFTCAPQVMSYTGLVPSEHSSGARDRRGAITKAGNAHLRRVLVEAAWHYRHRPKLNVRQKQLQGSLTPQVAAIAWKAQERLHRRFSRLTSRSKPAGKIVTAIARELVGFIWAIGVEAEKRKERCA